A window of Thermococcus aggregans contains these coding sequences:
- a CDS encoding RlmF-related methyltransferase, with translation MPSWKDGKLGLPVREAVKIFPELEKYLDDEGRLDLSNRRARILYNKAIARAVFGIEVKYHPKGLITTPISRFIFLKTFLRGGEKVLEIGTGHSALMAIMADKLFNCEVWATEVDEEFFEYAKANISANSSKVRLIKSNGEIIEGIIPKGEKFDVIFSAPPYYEKPTKGVLTEREGLGGGKYGEAFSVRILEEGWRYLKKNGKVALFLPDKPSLLKAVIKRGVELGYTYRDIKFRVGTRYRHSLIFFKR, from the coding sequence ATGCCCTCGTGGAAAGATGGAAAGCTTGGACTGCCAGTTAGAGAAGCGGTTAAAATTTTCCCCGAGCTTGAAAAATATCTTGATGATGAGGGCAGGTTGGATTTATCAAACAGAAGGGCAAGAATTCTGTATAACAAAGCAATCGCTAGAGCTGTTTTTGGTATTGAGGTCAAATATCATCCTAAAGGGCTTATCACGACACCAATTTCCCGCTTTATATTTCTAAAAACTTTTCTGAGAGGGGGAGAAAAAGTCCTGGAAATAGGGACTGGGCATTCTGCTTTAATGGCAATAATGGCGGATAAACTTTTCAACTGCGAAGTGTGGGCAACTGAAGTGGATGAAGAGTTCTTTGAGTATGCAAAGGCCAACATTTCCGCAAACAGTTCCAAAGTGCGGCTTATAAAAAGCAATGGAGAAATTATCGAGGGGATAATCCCAAAAGGTGAGAAGTTTGATGTGATATTTTCTGCTCCTCCGTACTACGAGAAACCTACAAAAGGTGTTTTGACAGAGCGCGAAGGTCTGGGTGGAGGCAAGTATGGGGAGGCTTTTTCCGTAAGAATTCTTGAAGAGGGATGGAGATATTTGAAGAAAAATGGAAAAGTGGCGCTGTTTCTACCGGACAAGCCAAGCTTGCTCAAAGCAGTAATTAAAAGGGGTGTGGAGCTGGGCTATACATACCGTGATATCAAATTTAGAGTAGGAACAAGATATCGGCACTCGTTGATATTCTTTAAACGATAG
- a CDS encoding class I SAM-dependent rRNA methyltransferase, translating into MSKVGGKVYVDAQAYRAIEKGAMIVFKKGVIRTEGEIKPGDIVEVYSRGGKFLGKGFANPNSNIMVRLVTKERDVEINKELFKERIRKANEYRKKVLGYDKAYRMVYGEADYLPGLIVDRFNDIASLQISSAGMEKFKLEVAEAILEVEPEIETVFEKNTGRSRRREGLPEIERVLLGKEKYRTIIEEGNAKFIVDMRGQKTGFFLDQRENRIALEKYIKGGEKVLDVFTYTGGFAIHAAVAGAEKVVAVDKSPSAIEQAKENAKLNGVEDKMEFIVGSAFGVMEELQKRGEKFDIVILDPPAFVQHEKDLKRGLRAYFNVNYQGLKLVKDGGILVTASCSQHVDMQMFKDMIIAAAAKAGKFLKLLEPYRTQAPDHPILMASKDTEYLKCLFLYVEDMK; encoded by the coding sequence ATGAGCAAAGTAGGGGGTAAAGTGTATGTTGACGCTCAAGCTTACAGGGCAATTGAGAAAGGAGCGATGATTGTTTTCAAAAAAGGTGTGATACGAACAGAAGGCGAGATTAAACCGGGAGACATAGTGGAAGTCTACTCCAGAGGCGGGAAATTCCTAGGAAAAGGATTTGCCAACCCCAATTCAAACATAATGGTCCGCTTAGTTACAAAGGAGAGAGACGTAGAGATAAACAAAGAGCTGTTCAAGGAGCGCATAAGAAAGGCAAATGAGTACAGAAAGAAAGTTTTAGGATATGACAAAGCCTACAGAATGGTGTATGGAGAAGCAGATTATCTGCCAGGTCTGATCGTGGATAGGTTTAACGACATAGCATCTCTCCAGATTTCAAGTGCAGGTATGGAGAAATTCAAGCTTGAGGTTGCAGAGGCAATCCTTGAGGTAGAACCCGAAATCGAAACTGTTTTTGAGAAAAATACCGGAAGATCAAGAAGAAGAGAAGGCCTACCTGAGATAGAAAGGGTCTTGCTTGGAAAAGAAAAATACCGCACGATCATCGAAGAAGGGAACGCAAAGTTCATTGTGGATATGAGGGGTCAAAAAACTGGGTTCTTTTTAGACCAGAGAGAAAACAGAATCGCACTGGAAAAGTACATTAAGGGCGGAGAAAAAGTACTTGATGTCTTCACATACACAGGCGGTTTTGCAATTCATGCCGCAGTTGCAGGGGCAGAAAAGGTTGTTGCAGTTGATAAGTCTCCATCAGCAATAGAACAGGCAAAAGAGAACGCCAAACTTAACGGTGTTGAAGACAAAATGGAATTCATTGTCGGATCTGCATTTGGAGTTATGGAAGAACTGCAAAAAAGGGGAGAAAAGTTTGACATTGTGATTTTAGACCCTCCGGCGTTTGTACAGCATGAGAAAGACCTTAAGAGAGGCCTCAGGGCATACTTCAACGTAAATTATCAAGGCTTAAAACTTGTCAAGGACGGAGGCATCTTGGTAACAGCTTCATGCTCCCAACACGTTGACATGCAGATGTTCAAGGATATGATAATAGCCGCCGCAGCAAAAGCTGGAAAGTTCCTAAAACTCCTTGAACCCTACAGAACCCAAGCACCAGACCATCCGATATTAATGGCGTCTAAAGACACCGAATATCTGAAGTGCTTGTTCCTTTATGTAGAGGACATGAAATGA
- a CDS encoding DUF5748 family protein has protein sequence MNLEVIKEFLDAIGADYTEVDGEIHLAPEVFYEVWKYVGQPEIKTYVIEDEIVEPGSYDPPEMKYTDVRKIKIKKAYFETLEGVKIVTDYADFQKILKEKKEEL, from the coding sequence ATGAACTTAGAAGTAATAAAAGAGTTTCTGGATGCAATTGGGGCAGACTATACAGAGGTAGATGGGGAGATCCATTTAGCCCCAGAGGTTTTTTATGAAGTTTGGAAGTATGTAGGGCAGCCAGAAATTAAAACGTACGTAATAGAAGACGAAATTGTCGAGCCCGGTTCATATGACCCTCCTGAGATGAAGTATACCGATGTTAGGAAGATTAAAATTAAAAAGGCATATTTCGAGACACTTGAAGGGGTTAAAATTGTTACTGATTATGCAGATTTCCAGAAGATATTAAAAGAAAAGAAAGAGGAGCTTTAG